TGGTAGAGTTTTTAAAAATCTCCCTAATCCTGGTTTACCTCCATACTCTAGTACCTGTACATCAGTAATATTAAGCTGGGATAACAAGGCATTAAAAAATAATATTTCTTCCGAACCTTCTCCAATTAAAAGTTTAGGTTTAGAGATTTGCGTTGGTCTAGCAGGCATTAACGCATCTCCAAATTCATTTCATCAGAGGTTGCTAAAGTTTCTCTGTCATAAGTTATTGCTTGAATATCATTGTTAACCTGCTCAAGTCGATGGTAACGAAAATCATATTTCTCGCTAGTCTCAAATGCTTTATGAGCAGCTAATATACATTCATAACTATGGGTTGTTGCAAATATTTGTACGTCCGACCTTCTAGCAGCATCAGCTATGGCTCTCCAAACATCTACTAAAACTGAGTAATGTAAGCCATTTTCAATTTCATCAATTAAAACAATACCACCTCTAGCGGTTGCAATAGCTAATATAATAGAAAGTAATCGTCCCATCCCTTCACCCATAAGCGTTAGCGGTACAAGTTCTCGCATACCAATATCGCCGTGAACAATTAGTCCTCTACCTACAAGTAGTAAGGTAAGCCGCTGCAATCGTGGTTCTAGCAGACGTAAGGCTTTTACGATCTCATCTTGCTTGCCTACACGCTCCAAATTGCTGAAACGTTCAGCATCTTCTCTATGAGAGCGTGTGTTAGTAGTAATATATATACCTACAAAGGGAAATCCTTCAGGAAATCTAGGATATGACTTTTGCGCTCGACCATCAGCTCTTAAAAAGTTTCGAGTAACTCCATTGGGATATTCATACTCAAATACTAATCCGTCATACTTCCTAAAACCTGTCATGAGTGATTCATTTGTTCTAAAAGGAATTGTTTCGTCTTCTTGAAAAAGCGGTACTGACATTTGACTCATTTCATTTGCCATAAAAATTTTTAATGAACGCTGTATATTACTTTGTTCTATCGTATTAATATTAATAGTTCTTTCAAGCTCTTGCTCGTAAAAGATATTTCTCCACTCTTCAAGCGTCTTGAAGCGATCGCGAGACGCGAGACTACGAATCTGCTCAATTCTAAGAACTGCATCGTAACCAATTGGATTAATAGAAATAAAAATAGCTTCTAATAAAGATGTTTTACCAACATTATTTTTACCAGAGATCAAGTTTATTCTTTCCAGTGGCTCAATAGTGAAACTTTGGAAGCAACGAAAGTTTTTGAGCGTCAACGATCGCAACATAACTTAACCTATAGATTATGCACCATAAAAATCTTCTACCACTATCAGCTTATCTTGTTATGCTTTAATACCGTCAGAGAAGGCAATTGTCCTAGTAAATTTCTAAAACGCGATCGCATCCATAGAAAGCGCGATGATATTGTTGAGGTTTGTAGCAGAGGAATCTTGAGGAGGGAAAAATGGAACTCAAATCTGTGGCGATGGAAATTCCTGAAGGTAGCAATATTATCATCGGTCACAGTCACTTTATTAAAACTGTGGAAGACTTATACGAGATTGTCGTCGGGATCTCTGCCCAAGCAAAATTTGGGATCGCTTTCTGTGAGGCTTCTGGTTCCTGTTTGATCCGCACTGCCGGAAATGATAAAGAACTACAAGATATAGCTACTAAGAACGCTCAGGCGATCGCGGCAGGACACAGTTTCGTGATTCTGATGAAACAAGCCTACCCGATTAACTTCCTCAATGCAATCAAACAATGCCAGGAAGTCTGCAATATCCATTGCGCGACAGCAAATCCAGTAGAAGTCATCCTAGCGGAAACTCAACAAGGACGAGGAATCTTGGGTGTTGTAGACGGATTTTCCCCCAAAGGTGTAGAGAACGCTGAGGACATACAAGCACGACAAAAGTTTTTACGCCAAATTGGATATAAGCTTTGAAAAAGTCAAAAGTCAAAAGTTAAAAGTCAAAACTGAGGAGTCAGGAGTAAGTACAATCTGTTTCACGCACCACTCACTACGCACCACTCACCAATGCCAATCCCTGAAGTGTCATAATACCGCTTTGGTAAAGCTAGGTAAATTAGGTTTAATACAAGGGTCAGTTTGTGTCTGCTGCTTTCGAGTGGCGATCGCTGCTAGAAAAACGCTTCTGTGTAATACTTAAGCGAGGCAAAATATAATGATGCAAATATCTTATATGCATTATATTTAAACTGCAAAAATAATGAAGCAACAGCCCGAACACAACGAACTGTAAGGCACGCAGGAGTCTAAAGACTTATGCTATTGACTCGGTCAAACACAAAATCTTAGAAGAATATTACAGTAGTAGAAATTTTTGGCAATAGCATCGTTAATATCTTTACAATACAGCTTAAAGTTGGCGTGCGGCGTACCTGGAGGAATGTTAAGTTGAGTTACTTCCAAGAAGCTAAAGCATATTTCATAGCGAGTCATCAGAACCCGATCAACATATTTTTACATCATTTAACAGTCTTACTGGCGATATCGGCGGTTGTATTGCTGTTCTACGATTGGCGATGGACGCTAGTTTGTCTGGTACTGACACAAGTATTCGCGATCGGCGGACATGCATTTTTTGAGAAGAACAAACCTGCATTTGTCAAGTACCGCAGCGGAATTATGATTCCCGTTTCGATTTCTTGGTCGTTCGAGAATTTATTTGGCTTGCGTCAACTTTGGCGCTATTTCAATCAAGTCAGAAGCCAGAAGTCAGAAGTCAGAAGTAATTGATAGCTACTCACTCTTAAGACATTTGAGGAAAATTCATGTATCAAGGTTTACCAGTTATTGATGCAGATGCCCACAAGCTTGAAAATCCCTTAGTCATGCGGGATTATCTAGAGCCAAAGTATCGCGATCGCGTGGGGATGGTAATCGATAGTCTGGGCGATCAGCGGGCGCGGGTAGTCGATTTTAACCCCGCTACAGGCAAAAACGATCTAACGCGGATGTTTCCCCAGCCTCAAGGCATGGGGAAAGGTGGATTTCGTAACTTACACCCAACAACTACTTTGGGCGCAACATTCAACCGCCTGCGGATTGAAGATATGGATCGGGAAGGGGTAGACGTACACGTAATTTTCGGTACGTTCAACCTGACATTTTCTAGCATCTTAGATAAAGACTTAGCGATCGCCCTATGTCGGGCTTATAACGACTATATTGCCGAAGATTGTCGTCCATATGGCGATCGCCTCAAACCAATTGGTGTCATACCTCTACAAGATGTCGATGCGGCTGTCGCCGAAATGCGTCGCTGCGTCAACGAACTAGGAATGATTGGTGTCGGTGTCGCCCCAAATATGCCCATTCCCCACCCAAAAGCACCCCAGGCTTTCCCCGATATCCGCAGTTGTAAGCCAATTAGCCATCCTGACTTCAGACCAATTCTACAAGCAGCAGTAGATTTAGATATTGCACTGGGAATCCACGGTGGTCCAGGTTCTTACATGATGGGCGGAATTTCTGACTACATGGAAACTTTTGTCCTGACTCACATCTTCGTCCAACGCAACCAACAGCAGCACGCTTTGGCGCGGATGGTATTTGATGGGGCATTTGAACAGTTTCCCACCTTGCGGGTTGGCTTTTTAGAAGGCGGTTGTGGCTGGCTACCGGATCTCGCCCATTCTTTCCACGAACATTGGGAAAAACGCATCCGCGATTTCGATCCCAAAAATCCTTATCGTCCTTCGATGATGGATGTTACGAAATTGATGTTGCAAGAACGCAAAGGACGCGATCGCGCTAACATCATCAACATGACCAAGAATCTCTTCGATCTATTGTGGAATGCCGAACACGACCCCGCCAAGATCGATGATTCTAGCCTGTACGAGCATTATGACCTGCGCCATCGCGACCCGATGGAATATTTTGAACGGGGACAAATCTTTACTTCCTTTGAATCCGACGATCCCGCACCCGCCTACTTACCCGTAGCAATGGGTGAGATTGGCAAGCACCTAACTTGCTTCTCTGGAGACTACGGACACTGGGATGGTGTATTGGAAAACTGCGTCAAAGATGCAGCGGGAGTCGCTGATTACGATCGCGAACACTTAGCGTTATTGCTAGGAGGTAATGCCTTAGAGTTATATGGCGATCGTCTGCGTCGTTCTCTCCCTAGCTACCTGACAGAACAGACGGCTGCTAGCGTCAGCTAACCGATCCCCCCTACCCCCCTTAAAAAGGGGGGTGTTTAAATCTCAGTCCCCCTTTGTTCAGGGGGATTTAGGGGAATTTAAATCTCAGTCCCCCTTTGTTCAGGGGGATTTAGGGGGATCTCAGATCGGTGCGGAGACTACCCCACCTTACATTTGCGTAATTTTTAGTATCGCTGGGTTCAACAAAGTAACACAGGCTGCTAAAGTGATCTCAACTAGAACCTGCCTGTAAATAAAATAAAACTAATTATTTGCAGTTTTACAACAGAACAACTTAAAGACAATCGGAACAATAATGCAACCATTTGATGTTGCAAGGGGTGGTGTTAAATGCGAGTTTTACTCCTATATCCTCTTTTTCCCAAATCATTTTGGTCTTTTGATAAAGCGATCGAACTAATTGGTCGTAAAGTGGCAATGCCTCCACTGGGACTAATTACAGTGGCAGCAATTTTGCCTCAAGAGTGGGAATTTCGCCTCGTAGACCGTAGCGTGAGATCTGAAACAAAAGCAGATTGGGAATGGGCAGATTTGGTCATCATCTCAGGGATGATCGTCCAGAAACCAGATATGCTGCATCTAATTAGAGAAGCAAAGCGACATGGAAAATTAGTCGCCGTTGGTGGTCCCTACGTCACCTCCGTACCGGAAGCAGCCAAGGCAGCTGGGGCAGACTTTTTAGTATTAGATGAGGGTGAAATTACCTTACCGATGCTAGTAGAAGCGTTGGCAAGAGGCGAGACTTCTGGTATTATCCGCTCTAACGGTGAAAAGCCCGATGTCACGACCACACCGGTTCCCAGATACGACTTGCTAGATTTAAGTGCCTACGCTGATATGTCAGTGCAATTTTCGCGCGGCTGTCCCTTCCAGTGCGAATTCTGCGACATTATCGTGTTGTACGGACGTAAACCACGTACTAAATCTCCGCAACAATTATTGGCAGAATTGCAAACTCTGTACGATTTAGGCTGGCGGCGATCGATTTTTATGGTGGATGACAATTTCATCGGCAACAAACGCAACGTCAAGCTGTTATTAAAAGAACTCGGTCCTTGGATGGCAGAAAAAGGATATCCTTTTAGCTTTTCTACCGAAGCATCGGTAGATTTAGCCCAAGACGAAGAACTTTTAGATTTGATGATTGCGGCTAACTTTAACGCCGTATTTCTAGGAATTGAAACGCCAGATACTGATAGCTTAGAACTAACACAGAAATTCCAAAACACTCGTAACTCCCTGATTGAATCAGTACAAAAAATCAATCGGGTGGGGCTGAGAGTCATGGCTGGTTTTATTATGGGCTTTGATGGCGAAAAACCTGGAGCAGGCGATCGCATTATCGATTTTGTGGAAGCAACTGCAATTCCTCAAGCTTTATTCAGTATGCTGCAAGCCCTGCCAAATACTGCTTTGTGGCATCGCCTTCAAAAAGAAGGACGTTTACTCGAAGGTAGGGGAGTAGCAAATATTCACCAAACAACCCTGATCAATTTTATTCCTACCCGTCCTGTAGAAGACATTGCCCAAGAGTATGTTAGATGTTTCTGGGAACTGTACGAACCCAGTCGCTACTTAGCTAGAGTTTACCGCCACTTCCGGCTCATGAAACCGAAATCTCTGAAGAAAAAGCTGCGGATGCCAGGTTTGATTGAAATACGCGCCATATTAACTATCTGTTGGCGACAGGGAATTAAGCGAAATACGCGCTGGCAATTTTGGCGGCAATTATTTTCGATGTTGCGGCATAATCCTAGCGTGTTTGAATCATATATCATCAACTGCGCCCACTTGGAACACTTCGTCGATTATCGCCAAATCGTCCGCGATCAAATTGAGTCACAACTAGCAGAACTCGCAGCCTTAGAAGCTACCATGCAACCGCAGCAAGTCGCTTAGAAAAGTCAAGAGTTAAAAGTCAAAAGTCAAAACTGAGGAGTCGGGGAAGAAAGAGACAAGGAAGACAAGGGGGACAAGGGAGAAAACTACCAATTACCCATTACCTACTCTCACTGGTCACTGGTCACTGATAATCTACCTGTAGGCTAGAAGCAATTTTTGGTGAAATCCGCTACTGTGTGGCTAGTTTCATCAATTTTGGCTAAAAAGCGTCATGGTTCCCATCCGCGATAACGTCCCGACGAAGATCGTTCCCTACGTCACTTATGGACTGGTTGCAGCTAATATTCTCGCCTTTATTTACGAGGCAGATTTGCCACCGCAACAATTAGATGGTTTTTTTCATCTATTTGCTGTCGTTCCTAGAGAGTTAACAGCTAGTTTTGCCGGAATTACTGTAAATCAACCCGTACCAGAGTGGATTACCCTCATCACCTCCCAATTCCTCCACGGAGGATTGTTGCATTTGGGAGGCAATATGTTGTTTCTCTGGATTTTTGGCAACAACGTTGAGGATCGTTTAGGACACGTCAAATATCTAATTTTTTATCTTGCCTGCGGCGTATTGGCAGCACTGGCACAATGGTTCTTTTCTCAATCTTCTGGTATTCCTTCCTTGGGTGCAAGTGGGGCGATCGCCGGAGTGATGGGTGCGTACATTCTCCGCTATCCCACAGCTGAAGTTCTGACTTTAATCCCACTGGGATTTTTCTTTCCCGCCGTCCGCATTCCTGCGTTTTATTTCCTGGGATTCTGGTTTTTGCAACAAGCTGCTTACGGTGTTGCCAGTTTAGAAGCTCGAACTAATATTGGCATGGAAAGCGGCGGTATTGCTTATTGGGCGCACGCAGGCGGTTTTCTGTTTGGTGCTGTTCTCGGCTTCCTGTTTGGAATGCTAAAAACGGAACCGCAAGACCAATATTCACAATACAGTTGACAGTTATTAGTGACTAGTGGCTGGTGACTAGAATTGAATCTGGTTCCACTAGTCATCAGCCACCAACCACTCATCAATGACAAATTCAGAATATTGGGAAAACCGCTACCAAGTAGGAACGGCACGCTGGGATATTGGACAAGCCGCACCACCATTTGTCAGTTTATTAAATTCTCCTCAAGCCCCAAAACCTGGTAAAGTTGCAGTTTTGGGTTGCGGTCGCGGTTATGATGCCTTACTATTTGCACAGTATGGATTTGATGTCATTGGAATTGACTTTGCTCCTAGTGCAATCGCCTCAGCAACGGAATTAGCTCAAGCAACGGGTAGTTCGGCAAAATTCTTAGAGCGCGATATCTTTGAATTATCAGCAGAGTTTCCCCATTATTTTGACTATGTATTAGAACATACTTGCTTCTGCGCGATCGCCCCATCTCAGCGCCTAGCCTATGTCAAATTAGTCCGAGAAATATTACAACCTCAAGGACGACTCATCGGTTTATTCTTCACCCATTCTCGCTCAGGTGGACCACCCTTCGGCAGCACTCCAACCGAGATCCGCAACCACTTTACTCCAGACTTTGAAATTCTCTCTCTCGAACCCGTCACAAATTCAGTTCCCGAACGCCAAGGAGAAGAACATTTAGGAGTGTTTCAGGTAACAGTCAGCAACCCCCGACTTGAAGTCGGGGGCTTCAGGCAGATAACCTGAAGCCCTAGTTGACCAGACTATCGTTTGAGGCAAGTGTTAAAGACCTACTTTAGGATGCTTGCTAGTCCTGAACCCTAGAACCAGACGATTAAACAGACTTATTGGGTTAAGTCAGTGTCGTTTGGATAGTTACCGACCTCAAACAATGTCGAAGCAAACATTACCTGTAAAAAGGATGCAGCAATGCAAAATTACGTTTTTGTTGTTGACACAAATAAACAGCCTCTCAACCCAATTTCTCCAGCAAGAGCTAGAGAATTGTTGACTAAACAAAAAGCCGCTGTATTTAGAATGTATCCCTTTACAATTATTCTGAAACACGCTGTTTTAAACCCTGCACCAAAGCCATTAACTATTAAGCTAGACCCAGGCAGCAAAGTTACGGGACTGGCGATTTTAGAAGGAGAAAATGTTATTTGGGTTGCCGAACTTGAGCATAGAGGAGGAATAATCAAAAACGCTCTCTCTGCTAGGCGTTCTTTACGCCGCAGTCGCAGGAATCGTAAAACTCGCTATCGTCCAGCACGTTTTGATAACAGAAAACGTAAAGAAGGATGGCTACCTCCATCATTGATGCATCGGGTTTTGACTACTGAGACTTGGGTTAAACGGCTTTGCCGCTACGCACCAATTGCTCAAGTTGTCATGGAGTTGGTTAAATTTGACACTCAAAAAATGCAAAATCCCGAAATAGATGGTGTTGAATACCAGCAAGGGGAATTAGTAGGGTATGAGGTACGCGAATACTTGCTCGAAAAATGGGGACGCAAATGCGCTTATTGCGATACATCAGGCGTGCCACTCCAAATTGAGCATATTCACCCACGCGCCAAAGGCGGCAGTAATCGAGTTTCAAACTTATGTTTGAGTTGCCAACGGTGCAATATCAAAAAAGGAGTCAAATTGATTGAAGAATTTCTGAAAAAGGATAACTCTAGACTAGAAAAAATCAAGCAACTAGCCAGGAAGCCTCTAAAAGATGCCTTTCTCTGTTAGTGCAACTCGATGGAGCTTGTTTCATACTTTGAAAAACCTCCTACCAACGACGTATTGTTCGGGCGGACAGACGAAGTACAACAGGACTCGTCTTGAGTTAAACAAGCAACATTGGATTGATGCTGCTTGTGTTGGCGATGTCGAAACAATTCGCTGACTCACCGAACAATCATTACGAATTAAATGTACTGGTTGGGGAACTCGTCAAATGTGCGGAACTGACAAATATGGATTTCCGATTCGTCACAGAGAGCGAAAACAAGTCCATTTTGGCTGTAGAACAGGCGACATTGTTAAAGCTATCGTTACTTCTGGAAAGAAAGCAGGAGAATATGTTGGTCGGCTTTCATGTCGTAAAAGTGGCAGCTTTGATATTACCACTACATCAAGCAGAGTAGCTGGAATCAGCCATAGATTTTGTACTCCAATTCACAAAAAGGATGGTTATTCGTATGGATTTTGAGAACTGCGGACGGCAGTTAAAACTGCCTACCGTCGTGCTTCCTCCCTGGTCTAAAGACGGCAGGGCTTCCGCACGACTTGTTACTTTCGGTGACTAGTGACTAGTGGCTGGTGTCTAGAAAAGAGTCTAGCCACTGGTTCCACTAGCTACTAGCTACTCACAAATGACGAATGACAAATGACAAATGACAAAATAGGCATTTTCGGCGGTACTTTCGATCCGGTACATTGGGGACACTTGTTGGTTGCTGAGAGTGCTTGCAGTCAAGTTGGATTAGAACAGGTGATCTGGGTAGTCAATTCTCGCCCACACTACAAGCAATCGACACCATTTCAGCATCGGTGGGAAATGGTACGACAGGCGATCGCAGATCGTCGTGATTGGGAAATCGCACCCCCATCGGATACTTTTATGAAAACCACCTATGCCAGCCAAACTTTGCAGGCACTGCAAGCAAATTACCCTGATAGTCGTTGGCACTGGATTTTAGGGTTAGACACGTTTCTCACCTTACCCCGTTGGTATCATCGCCAGGAAATTGCCCCTGCTTGCGAGTGGTTAGTCGCTCCGCGTCCATTATATGAGTCAGAAAGTCCCCCAATTCAGGTATTATGCGATCGGGTAGCACAACAGTTAGCCACTGAATCAACATACATTCGCTGGCAAATTATCGATCTACCTTTAGTAGGAATTTCGGCAAGCTTAGTCAGGCAATACTGCCGCGATCGCCGTTCGATTCGCTACTTTGTCCCTGAAGCAGTGAGAATCTATATTGGCGATCGGCAGTTATATACATAACGATCCCAATGATTTGTGTGCTTTTTCTGTCAATGTCACTGAAGCTAGTTTAGAATAGAGCGCCCTTTGCGATATGATCGATTGTCAATAATAGGTATTTAATTCACTACACCAGAGGGCAAGACGCTGTGATTAGAGTTGCAATCAATGGTTTTGGGCGGATCGGACGTAACTTCATGCGTTGCTGGCTTCTGAGAGACAGCAGCGATATCGAAATAGTCGCGATCAACGATACTTCCGATCCGAAGACCAACGCTCATCTGCTGAAGTATGACACCATGTTGGGGACTTTAAAAGGCATCGACATCAGCGCAGATGAAAATTCGATTATCGTCAAGGGTAAGACGGTTAAATGCACCTCCGATCGCAATCCAGAGAACTTGCCTTGGAAAGACTGGGATATCGATCTCATTATCGAATCGACAGGTGTATTCACCAGTCGGGAAGGGGCAACCAAACACTTGAACGCTGGTGCAAAGAAGGTGCTGATCACGGCTCCAGGTAAAAATGATGATGGTACGTTTGTCTATGGCGTAAACCATCACGAATACGCGCATGAAACGCACACAATCATAAGCAACGCTAGCTGTACCACGAACTGCTTAGCGCCCATCGTCAAAGTGCTGCACGAAAAATTCGGCATCATCAAAGGCACGATGACCACCACCCACAGCTACACTGGGGATCAAAGATTACTCGATGCCAGCCACCGCGATGTCAGACGGGCAAGAGCCGCGGCTATGAACATCGTTCCTACATCTACTGGTGCTGCTAAAGCAGTGGCTTTGGTACTACCAGACTTGAAAGGTAAGCTGAACGGTGTTGCTTTGCGCGTTCCTACTCCTAACGTCTCAATGGTAGACTTGGTTGCTCAGGTTGAAAAGCCAACCTTTGCTGAAGAAGTCAATTCCACGTTGAAGGAAGCTGCTGAAGGCTCCCTCAAGGGTATTCTAGAATATAGCGATCTACCGCTAGTATCCTCGGATTACCAAGGTCACGATGCTTCTTCCATCGTTGATGCTAGCTTGACGCTTGTTATGGGCAACGACCTAGTTAAAGTCATGGCTTGGTATGACAACGAATGGGGCTACAGCCAACGGGTGTTAGATCTAGCTGAGTTAGTTGCTAGAGATTGGAAATAGGAATTTGTCATTAGTCATTGGTCATTAGTTAAAAGCAAATGACAGATGACAATTGACCAATGACGATTAAAAATGTTGAAACCCCCGATCGCGGCTGAGAATCCGGTCGGGGTTTTTGTTAGTGCGATCGCATAGTATTATTTCCAATTCTGCGGTGATTTCGCCAATAATTGCCGCTCCTTCACCCAAATGTTCGATCAGGGCTTCAGCTGGTTGTTGAGGTAGACACAGAACTAACTCAAAATCTTCGCCGCCATACAAAGCCCATTCTACAGCCTGTTCTGCGGTAACTAAATCAGACAAAGCTGGAGGAATCGGAATTCGATCGCGATCGATCCTCGCACCAACACCGCTCATTTGGCAAATTTGGACGATCGCATCGGCTAAACCATCGCTGCTGTCCATGCCAGAAATGGGGAATTCGGAATTCGGAATTCGGAATTCGGAATTAAATGCTCTCTTTGCCTTCCCTACATCTCCTGCTAAAATTTCTTGCAAAATAGGTAAGACATCTAAGCGGGGTTTGGGGCGTTGGTGCGCCTGGATGAGAAAGGCGCGATCGCGATCGCTCAGATTTTGCCCGATTTCTGGATGTATGAGCAATTCTAAACCAGCACGAGAAGCACCATGAAAGCCTGTGATGGCGATCGCATCTCCAACTTGCGCTGTATTGCGATAAATCGTCTGGTTTGGCTCCACTTTGCCAAAAGCTGTAATCGAAACTGTAATAACTGGAGAACGACAGACATCTCCCCCTACAATCGGAGTTTGATGTAGTTTCAAACATTCATCCATGCC
This window of the Chroococcidiopsis thermalis PCC 7203 genome carries:
- a CDS encoding AAA family ATPase, which encodes MLRSLTLKNFRCFQSFTIEPLERINLISGKNNVGKTSLLEAIFISINPIGYDAVLRIEQIRSLASRDRFKTLEEWRNIFYEQELERTININTIEQSNIQRSLKIFMANEMSQMSVPLFQEDETIPFRTNESLMTGFRKYDGLVFEYEYPNGVTRNFLRADGRAQKSYPRFPEGFPFVGIYITTNTRSHREDAERFSNLERVGKQDEIVKALRLLEPRLQRLTLLLVGRGLIVHGDIGMRELVPLTLMGEGMGRLLSIILAIATARGGIVLIDEIENGLHYSVLVDVWRAIADAARRSDVQIFATTHSYECILAAHKAFETSEKYDFRYHRLEQVNNDIQAITYDRETLATSDEMNLEMR
- a CDS encoding adenosine-specific kinase; amino-acid sequence: MELKSVAMEIPEGSNIIIGHSHFIKTVEDLYEIVVGISAQAKFGIAFCEASGSCLIRTAGNDKELQDIATKNAQAIAAGHSFVILMKQAYPINFLNAIKQCQEVCNIHCATANPVEVILAETQQGRGILGVVDGFSPKGVENAEDIQARQKFLRQIGYKL
- a CDS encoding DUF962 domain-containing protein produces the protein MSYFQEAKAYFIASHQNPINIFLHHLTVLLAISAVVLLFYDWRWTLVCLVLTQVFAIGGHAFFEKNKPAFVKYRSGIMIPVSISWSFENLFGLRQLWRYFNQVRSQKSEVRSN
- a CDS encoding amidohydrolase family protein; translated protein: MYQGLPVIDADAHKLENPLVMRDYLEPKYRDRVGMVIDSLGDQRARVVDFNPATGKNDLTRMFPQPQGMGKGGFRNLHPTTTLGATFNRLRIEDMDREGVDVHVIFGTFNLTFSSILDKDLAIALCRAYNDYIAEDCRPYGDRLKPIGVIPLQDVDAAVAEMRRCVNELGMIGVGVAPNMPIPHPKAPQAFPDIRSCKPISHPDFRPILQAAVDLDIALGIHGGPGSYMMGGISDYMETFVLTHIFVQRNQQQHALARMVFDGAFEQFPTLRVGFLEGGCGWLPDLAHSFHEHWEKRIRDFDPKNPYRPSMMDVTKLMLQERKGRDRANIINMTKNLFDLLWNAEHDPAKIDDSSLYEHYDLRHRDPMEYFERGQIFTSFESDDPAPAYLPVAMGEIGKHLTCFSGDYGHWDGVLENCVKDAAGVADYDREHLALLLGGNALELYGDRLRRSLPSYLTEQTAASVS
- a CDS encoding B12-binding domain-containing radical SAM protein, with the translated sequence MRVLLLYPLFPKSFWSFDKAIELIGRKVAMPPLGLITVAAILPQEWEFRLVDRSVRSETKADWEWADLVIISGMIVQKPDMLHLIREAKRHGKLVAVGGPYVTSVPEAAKAAGADFLVLDEGEITLPMLVEALARGETSGIIRSNGEKPDVTTTPVPRYDLLDLSAYADMSVQFSRGCPFQCEFCDIIVLYGRKPRTKSPQQLLAELQTLYDLGWRRSIFMVDDNFIGNKRNVKLLLKELGPWMAEKGYPFSFSTEASVDLAQDEELLDLMIAANFNAVFLGIETPDTDSLELTQKFQNTRNSLIESVQKINRVGLRVMAGFIMGFDGEKPGAGDRIIDFVEATAIPQALFSMLQALPNTALWHRLQKEGRLLEGRGVANIHQTTLINFIPTRPVEDIAQEYVRCFWELYEPSRYLARVYRHFRLMKPKSLKKKLRMPGLIEIRAILTICWRQGIKRNTRWQFWRQLFSMLRHNPSVFESYIINCAHLEHFVDYRQIVRDQIESQLAELAALEATMQPQQVA
- a CDS encoding rhomboid family intramembrane serine protease gives rise to the protein MVPIRDNVPTKIVPYVTYGLVAANILAFIYEADLPPQQLDGFFHLFAVVPRELTASFAGITVNQPVPEWITLITSQFLHGGLLHLGGNMLFLWIFGNNVEDRLGHVKYLIFYLACGVLAALAQWFFSQSSGIPSLGASGAIAGVMGAYILRYPTAEVLTLIPLGFFFPAVRIPAFYFLGFWFLQQAAYGVASLEARTNIGMESGGIAYWAHAGGFLFGAVLGFLFGMLKTEPQDQYSQYS
- a CDS encoding methyltransferase domain-containing protein, whose amino-acid sequence is MTNSEYWENRYQVGTARWDIGQAAPPFVSLLNSPQAPKPGKVAVLGCGRGYDALLFAQYGFDVIGIDFAPSAIASATELAQATGSSAKFLERDIFELSAEFPHYFDYVLEHTCFCAIAPSQRLAYVKLVREILQPQGRLIGLFFTHSRSGGPPFGSTPTEIRNHFTPDFEILSLEPVTNSVPERQGEEHLGVFQVTVSNPRLEVGGFRQIT
- the nadD gene encoding nicotinate (nicotinamide) nucleotide adenylyltransferase; its protein translation is MTNDKIGIFGGTFDPVHWGHLLVAESACSQVGLEQVIWVVNSRPHYKQSTPFQHRWEMVRQAIADRRDWEIAPPSDTFMKTTYASQTLQALQANYPDSRWHWILGLDTFLTLPRWYHRQEIAPACEWLVAPRPLYESESPPIQVLCDRVAQQLATESTYIRWQIIDLPLVGISASLVRQYCRDRRSIRYFVPEAVRIYIGDRQLYT
- a CDS encoding type I glyceraldehyde-3-phosphate dehydrogenase, translating into MIRVAINGFGRIGRNFMRCWLLRDSSDIEIVAINDTSDPKTNAHLLKYDTMLGTLKGIDISADENSIIVKGKTVKCTSDRNPENLPWKDWDIDLIIESTGVFTSREGATKHLNAGAKKVLITAPGKNDDGTFVYGVNHHEYAHETHTIISNASCTTNCLAPIVKVLHEKFGIIKGTMTTTHSYTGDQRLLDASHRDVRRARAAAMNIVPTSTGAAKAVALVLPDLKGKLNGVALRVPTPNVSMVDLVAQVEKPTFAEEVNSTLKEAAEGSLKGILEYSDLPLVSSDYQGHDASSIVDASLTLVMGNDLVKVMAWYDNEWGYSQRVLDLAELVARDWK
- the thiL gene encoding thiamine-phosphate kinase codes for the protein MKVKDIGEQGLLERLQRFCPAEIIGDDAAVISSSPEQSLVVTTDMLVDGVHFSDATTSPEDVGWRSIAANLSDLAAMGARPLGITVALGLPGEVPVEWVERLYKGMDECLKLHQTPIVGGDVCRSPVITVSITAFGKVEPNQTIYRNTAQVGDAIAITGFHGASRAGLELLIHPEIGQNLSDRDRAFLIQAHQRPKPRLDVLPILQEILAGDVGKAKRAFNSEFRIPNSEFPISGMDSSDGLADAIVQICQMSGVGARIDRDRIPIPPALSDLVTAEQAVEWALYGGEDFELVLCLPQQPAEALIEHLGEGAAIIGEITAELEIILCDRTNKNPDRILSRDRGFQHF